In Desulfovibrio sp. JC010, one genomic interval encodes:
- a CDS encoding ABC transporter substrate-binding protein codes for MRYSLLIFMLFITTFAGCAKSPTPDNPAILTVYGDVNRVFEKNSTDIGSINDFMETHPEIKVKLIPEYSEWTIHEEALRMLRDPQAEQPDIIEMPGSWAASFAREGLLLPMGKWYDSLPRREKMDFLEPAVIGYKCGEELYGLPALIGVQYLYGRKDLLPPSGLPQTLEELVSASRYIKKKHNIQGLIFPSKGLNLYKFYYTLLQIVLDGQEEEDRLAAHIATYKTFKILVQENQPDYEKFDHVVAEGEFRSGRAGLSINGNYVWYLLSLSKSVGFPVHPEHVTVGFLPMLKPEAHRVNHIWTRGYAINKRTKYPQQALELLHHLTSERADFMRLKNKYILPARKSAEQYGENLPGMAPEAARALYNRSKGDPGGLELNESPDNWYDTASKMLELLKEALKTDMETLRFARKMLEIEKGK; via the coding sequence ATGAGATATTCTTTACTGATCTTTATGCTTTTTATCACTACATTTGCGGGCTGTGCCAAATCTCCAACTCCTGATAATCCAGCTATACTGACAGTATACGGGGACGTGAACCGGGTCTTTGAAAAAAACAGCACTGATATTGGTTCCATTAATGATTTCATGGAAACCCACCCGGAAATTAAAGTTAAGCTCATTCCTGAATACAGCGAGTGGACCATTCACGAAGAAGCACTGCGCATGCTGCGCGATCCGCAGGCAGAGCAGCCGGATATTATTGAAATGCCCGGCAGCTGGGCGGCCTCTTTTGCCCGTGAAGGCCTGCTCCTGCCCATGGGCAAATGGTATGACAGCCTGCCGCGTCGGGAAAAAATGGATTTTCTGGAGCCTGCGGTTATCGGCTATAAATGCGGGGAAGAGCTTTACGGCCTGCCTGCGCTCATCGGGGTGCAATATCTTTATGGACGCAAGGACCTGCTCCCGCCCTCAGGGTTGCCCCAGACTCTGGAAGAGCTGGTCTCCGCCAGTCGTTACATCAAAAAGAAGCACAACATCCAAGGACTGATTTTTCCTTCCAAGGGGCTGAATCTCTACAAATTTTATTACACCCTGCTGCAGATTGTGCTCGATGGTCAGGAAGAGGAAGACCGTCTTGCCGCGCATATTGCAACCTATAAAACCTTCAAGATTCTGGTGCAGGAAAACCAGCCTGATTACGAGAAGTTCGATCATGTTGTAGCTGAGGGCGAATTCCGCTCCGGGCGGGCAGGTCTGTCCATCAACGGCAACTACGTCTGGTACCTGCTCAGCCTTTCCAAGAGCGTGGGCTTTCCGGTGCATCCTGAACATGTGACTGTGGGATTTCTGCCCATGCTCAAGCCTGAAGCGCATAGGGTCAACCATATCTGGACCCGTGGCTACGCCATTAACAAACGTACCAAATATCCGCAGCAGGCGCTTGAACTGCTCCACCACCTGACCTCCGAACGAGCTGATTTTATGCGCCTCAAAAACAAATACATCCTGCCCGCGCGCAAATCCGCGGAGCAGTATGGCGAGAACCTGCCGGGCATGGCTCCCGAAGCTGCCCGAGCACTCTACAACCGCAGCAAGGGCGATCCCGGAGGACTGGAACTGAACGAATCCCCGGACAACTGGTATGACACCGCCAGCAAAATGCTGGAGCTGCTCAAGGAAGCATTGAAAACAGATATGGAAACGTTGAGATTTGCGAGAAAAATGTTGGAGATCGAGAAGGGAAAGTAA
- a CDS encoding glycosyltransferase family 39 protein → MAHKNNYALWLILLLATVLRVYGIADESLWIDEGQTVAYATKSFAGIIEYCARDVHPPLYLFIMRIWTDLFGISETALRMISAIFGVLAVYLTYKVGLRLMNRNGALLGSLFLAVSYMGINFSQEARSYTMLLCAILMSCHGLLKFIERQDKVNIAYYASAVALMLYTHTFTVFIILFHQIYYIVDWAGRRGERFKRFVNWVAVNVGALVLFGPWMYFLLKQVLAKLGGEGPGSWVMVPDHITAYRTFIQLAGGVLPLAVTVLAVLGFVIVKLIPALRERFSAPLEIPQGPRSVLFLSLWFLCAVVTPFAVSLVFSPIYVERYAIQFLPGFCMFLGMVMSGFSPLFLRSAAVGLFLTATAHGLWLYYTTYDKEQWREVAGFIAEEIKPGEAVVLSAPWIYEPFTYYFGDDGDPRIIQAFSHVDLRGETGKYDTIWLVQAHEFFSDPGGEVPALLAEDRLIKQHKDFKEGVRTNPILVHFQSIRATKYDAGRMQDYLRKGGEGSTTGASKASIVSGLADNLIIEKQHISQTGEHSFKTGPDSRLRYRFVQKNRAGEGAISFRILPEWKDEKIKRMLFMGKGPKWDKGSVFLELTPDNRLQAIFFKDGYSGMVQGPPTKLSKQWHTLSIVWERKKASIYLDGKQYAVAGLPKPFQPDFRTLHLGADHQNKFPAAAQYDDLMIFQAPLSVEQSARLHETGEGTPTYWYDLDLSGRRIAGNGQKGFVSGRDQFFTAVTPQTDSSGPKAGEISFTFIPDWSAGDGKQRVLLAFNGQDWNRGSMYLEKTPQDFLQLIRWENGNPSCVIGQEIKDWKKGRAHKISVSWNAGGIGITIDGKEQSGKCDPQSRSVFKSLSIGSSLGGELPAEGEYSSVVWGGMK, encoded by the coding sequence ATGGCACATAAAAATAATTACGCACTTTGGCTCATCTTACTGCTGGCAACAGTGCTGCGTGTTTACGGTATTGCAGATGAAAGCTTGTGGATCGACGAAGGGCAGACCGTTGCTTATGCCACCAAAAGCTTCGCCGGGATAATTGAATATTGCGCCCGTGATGTTCACCCTCCGCTTTACCTTTTCATCATGCGCATCTGGACTGATCTTTTCGGCATTTCGGAAACAGCTTTGCGTATGATTTCGGCCATTTTCGGGGTGCTGGCGGTTTACCTGACATATAAAGTCGGCCTGCGGTTGATGAATCGTAACGGTGCATTGCTTGGGTCACTGTTCTTGGCAGTTTCCTACATGGGCATCAATTTTTCGCAGGAAGCGCGAAGCTATACCATGTTGCTTTGTGCCATTCTCATGAGCTGCCACGGTCTGCTAAAATTCATCGAGCGGCAGGATAAAGTAAATATTGCTTATTATGCTTCAGCTGTAGCCCTGATGCTCTATACGCACACCTTTACTGTATTCATCATCCTTTTCCACCAGATTTATTACATTGTGGACTGGGCTGGCAGGCGCGGTGAGCGGTTCAAGAGATTCGTGAACTGGGTTGCGGTGAACGTGGGCGCGCTGGTCCTGTTCGGGCCGTGGATGTATTTTTTGCTCAAGCAGGTGTTGGCCAAGCTTGGTGGGGAAGGCCCTGGTTCGTGGGTAATGGTCCCGGACCACATTACAGCTTACAGGACTTTTATCCAGCTGGCGGGCGGAGTGCTCCCGTTGGCGGTTACAGTGCTGGCAGTGCTAGGATTTGTGATTGTGAAGCTGATTCCGGCTTTGCGGGAGCGGTTCAGTGCGCCGCTGGAAATCCCGCAAGGACCCCGGTCCGTTCTTTTCCTGTCTCTTTGGTTTTTGTGTGCGGTAGTCACGCCTTTTGCTGTTTCGCTGGTGTTTTCACCCATCTATGTGGAACGTTATGCCATTCAATTCCTGCCCGGATTCTGCATGTTTCTGGGGATGGTTATGTCTGGTTTTTCGCCTCTGTTTTTGCGCTCGGCTGCGGTGGGGCTGTTTTTGACTGCCACGGCCCATGGGCTTTGGCTTTACTACACCACCTATGACAAGGAGCAGTGGCGCGAGGTTGCCGGGTTTATTGCGGAAGAGATCAAGCCCGGCGAGGCTGTAGTACTCAGCGCGCCGTGGATTTATGAGCCGTTCACCTATTATTTCGGCGACGACGGCGATCCGAGAATTATTCAGGCTTTCAGCCATGTGGATTTGCGTGGCGAAACAGGTAAATACGATACCATCTGGCTGGTGCAGGCTCATGAGTTCTTTTCCGATCCCGGCGGGGAGGTCCCGGCCCTGCTTGCTGAGGACCGGCTCATCAAACAGCACAAGGATTTCAAGGAAGGGGTACGAACCAACCCCATTCTGGTCCATTTCCAATCCATCCGGGCTACAAAATATGATGCTGGACGCATGCAGGATTATCTGCGTAAAGGCGGTGAAGGTTCCACAACCGGAGCTTCCAAGGCGAGTATTGTCTCCGGGCTGGCAGACAATTTGATCATTGAAAAACAGCACATCAGTCAGACCGGCGAACATTCTTTCAAGACCGGTCCGGATTCAAGGTTGCGGTATCGTTTCGTTCAGAAAAATCGGGCCGGGGAGGGTGCTATATCTTTCCGCATCCTGCCTGAGTGGAAGGATGAAAAGATCAAGCGTATGCTCTTTATGGGCAAAGGCCCGAAGTGGGATAAGGGATCGGTATTTCTGGAGCTGACCCCGGATAACCGCTTGCAGGCTATTTTCTTTAAAGATGGCTACAGCGGCATGGTGCAGGGACCGCCCACAAAGCTTTCAAAACAGTGGCATACGTTGAGCATTGTCTGGGAGCGCAAAAAAGCGTCCATTTATCTTGATGGTAAACAGTACGCTGTCGCAGGCTTGCCAAAGCCATTTCAGCCGGACTTCAGAACCCTGCATCTGGGCGCGGATCATCAAAATAAATTCCCGGCAGCAGCCCAGTACGATGACTTGATGATCTTTCAGGCACCGCTCAGTGTAGAGCAATCCGCTCGCTTGCATGAAACAGGAGAGGGTACTCCTACGTACTGGTATGATCTCGATTTGAGCGGGAGACGGATTGCAGGTAATGGCCAAAAAGGTTTTGTCTCCGGGCGTGACCAGTTTTTTACCGCTGTGACTCCGCAAACAGACTCATCTGGCCCTAAGGCCGGGGAAATTTCTTTCACTTTTATCCCGGACTGGTCTGCAGGTGATGGCAAGCAACGCGTTCTACTCGCTTTTAACGGTCAGGATTGGAACCGCGGTTCCATGTATTTGGAAAAAACTCCGCAGGACTTTTTGCAACTTATTCGCTGGGAAAATGGAAATCCGTCCTGCGTAATAGGTCAGGAGATTAAAGATTGGAAAAAAGGGAGAGCGCACAAAATAAGTGTTTCGTGGAATGCGGGAGGAATCGGAATAACCATCGATGGCAAAGAACAGAGCGGTAAATGCGATCCCCAGTCCCGGTCTGTCTTCAAGTCACTGAGTATAGGCAGCAGCCTTGGCGGCGAGCTCCCGGCAGAGGGTGAGTATTCATCTGTGGTATGGGGAGGAATGAAGTAG
- a CDS encoding Com family DNA-binding transcriptional regulator, producing MKAEIRCGQCDKLLAKGHATDIEIKCPRCGTYNHMRATSTNQQAGELPRRDSNGKKTISSTGTGRNYAPN from the coding sequence ATGAAAGCTGAAATTAGATGCGGCCAGTGCGACAAGCTGCTGGCAAAAGGACATGCGACTGACATTGAGATTAAATGCCCCCGATGCGGGACATACAACCACATGAGGGCCACGAGCACCAACCAGCAAGCCGGTGAGCTTCCCAGAAGGGACTCAAATGGCAAGAAAACCATTTCATCCACCGGAACCGGGAGAAATTACGCTCCCAACTAG
- a CDS encoding contractile injection system protein, VgrG/Pvc8 family, with protein MTPKFKILADSVDVTAKIADSLKRLVVTDKAGQDSDAVEIELDNRDGAIAIPRTGAELEVFMGYAETGLTRMGLFTAGDITVSGPPDTLTIQAHAANMRISLKAPKTKSWDQKTISDIVKTIAADHDLTPVVAPALGGIALQHIDQTEESDLHFLTRVAADHDAVAKPVESKLLFVPRGEAKSVSGKKLPSIALKRTDLERWDMIAASRGKYKSVKAYWHSLDDAERMTVKVGSGKPCFCLGGSSATPAEARAKAQAKFNELQRGTATLSLTTGGNPTIAAECALAVSGVPGLEGDWTIQRVEHSLDDNGYICQIECETPTGQSKGLV; from the coding sequence ATGACACCCAAGTTTAAAATTTTAGCTGACAGCGTAGATGTCACTGCCAAGATTGCCGACAGCCTGAAACGTTTGGTCGTGACCGATAAGGCCGGGCAGGATTCTGATGCAGTTGAGATTGAGCTGGATAACCGCGATGGAGCTATCGCCATTCCGCGCACCGGGGCCGAGCTGGAAGTGTTCATGGGCTATGCAGAAACGGGCCTAACCCGCATGGGGCTATTTACAGCCGGGGATATTACTGTGTCAGGCCCTCCTGATACTCTGACCATTCAGGCTCATGCCGCTAATATGCGTATTTCCCTCAAAGCTCCGAAAACCAAGAGCTGGGATCAAAAAACTATTTCCGACATCGTTAAAACTATCGCCGCAGACCATGATTTAACCCCGGTTGTTGCCCCCGCGCTCGGCGGGATCGCGCTGCAACATATTGATCAGACTGAGGAGTCAGACCTCCATTTTTTGACCCGCGTGGCTGCGGATCACGATGCCGTTGCAAAGCCGGTTGAGTCTAAATTGCTGTTTGTTCCGCGTGGTGAAGCCAAGTCGGTCAGCGGCAAAAAGCTGCCATCCATAGCCCTCAAGCGTACCGATTTGGAACGCTGGGATATGATCGCCGCCAGCCGAGGTAAATATAAAAGTGTCAAAGCATACTGGCACTCGTTGGACGATGCCGAGCGCATGACCGTAAAGGTCGGCAGCGGCAAGCCCTGTTTTTGTCTAGGAGGCTCCAGCGCAACCCCGGCTGAAGCCCGCGCCAAGGCGCAAGCAAAATTCAACGAACTGCAACGCGGTACCGCTACATTATCACTGACCACAGGCGGCAATCCTACCATTGCCGCAGAATGTGCATTGGCGGTTTCCGGCGTTCCCGGTCTGGAAGGAGATTGGACGATTCAGCGGGTGGAACATTCGTTGGATGATAACGGCTACATTTGCCAGATTGAATGTGAAACACCCACCGGGCAGAGCAAGGGACTGGTTTAA
- a CDS encoding tail protein X encodes MSTTYMTIDGDMLDELCYRQYGREGAVTAVLEANPGLAAKGTKFEAGVVIIFPDLDETAEQAATIKLWD; translated from the coding sequence ATGAGCACTACATACATGACCATAGACGGCGATATGCTGGATGAACTGTGCTATCGCCAATACGGGCGTGAAGGTGCCGTCACTGCCGTGCTGGAGGCCAATCCCGGATTAGCCGCTAAAGGTACTAAGTTTGAAGCTGGCGTGGTTATCATCTTCCCTGATCTGGACGAAACTGCCGAGCAGGCCGCAACCATCAAGCTGTGGGATTAG
- a CDS encoding phage tail protein, whose amino-acid sequence MASSRVMMKLGDYYKFSIDTAAYQELTRTTSYRWAKQERIGRLPARQYVGPGDDVIEMSGLIFPQFRSGLEQLNKMRAEAGKGKPLVLVDGRGKVWGKYCIEEVSEKQGPEFFKGGAPKRQEFGLKLGIYGEDKKGKK is encoded by the coding sequence ATGGCGTCTAGTAGAGTAATGATGAAGCTGGGAGACTACTATAAATTTTCCATTGATACTGCCGCCTATCAGGAGCTGACTCGTACTACATCATATAGATGGGCAAAGCAGGAGCGCATTGGCAGGTTGCCTGCCCGTCAGTATGTCGGGCCGGGCGATGATGTCATTGAAATGTCCGGCCTGATATTTCCACAATTCCGTTCCGGCCTTGAGCAGCTCAACAAGATGAGAGCTGAAGCAGGTAAAGGCAAACCGCTGGTGTTGGTTGATGGTCGGGGTAAAGTGTGGGGCAAGTACTGCATTGAAGAGGTCAGCGAGAAGCAAGGCCCGGAGTTTTTCAAAGGCGGCGCACCCAAGCGGCAGGAATTTGGATTGAAGCTGGGCATCTACGGCGAAGATAAGAAGGGTAAAAAATGA
- a CDS encoding phage tail assembly protein — translation MNNKEEKEQKETQKGKVLPPEIRTIKLAYPVTIEGVTTDTVTMRLTKIKDVLEMEKASGSPLLKEVNLIAKLCGVPSSFIEELKEHDYEQLQKVLNGEEVENAPLSDPQETSESGAPEQPAT, via the coding sequence ATGAACAATAAAGAAGAAAAAGAACAGAAGGAAACCCAAAAAGGAAAAGTCCTTCCCCCTGAGATCCGCACCATCAAGCTGGCTTATCCTGTCACAATTGAAGGTGTGACCACGGATACCGTGACCATGCGGCTGACCAAGATTAAAGATGTTCTGGAAATGGAAAAAGCAAGCGGATCACCGCTGCTGAAAGAAGTGAACCTCATAGCGAAGCTGTGCGGTGTACCGTCATCTTTTATCGAAGAACTCAAAGAGCACGATTACGAGCAGTTGCAGAAGGTTCTGAACGGAGAAGAGGTAGAGAATGCCCCTTTATCCGATCCGCAGGAGACCTCCGAGTCTGGTGCGCCCGAACAGCCCGCGACTTAG
- a CDS encoding phage major tail tube protein produces the protein MHRDLPKVLKNFTAFVDGNAYLGKVTELEPPKLKLKMNGHRAGSMDAEIKIDMGMEPLEATATFAEYTPDLFKKFGILSGDDVMVTFRGAVRRNGAEAEAVIIDILGTFEEMDPGSWKAGDDSSLKVKIAINYYQLEIAGEELIEIDVPNSIRKIDGVDQLESVRTALGIK, from the coding sequence ATGCATCGCGATTTACCCAAGGTACTTAAAAATTTTACGGCATTTGTTGATGGGAATGCCTATCTGGGGAAAGTTACCGAGCTTGAGCCGCCGAAGCTCAAGCTGAAGATGAACGGACACCGTGCTGGCAGCATGGATGCCGAGATTAAAATTGATATGGGTATGGAACCTCTGGAAGCAACAGCAACGTTTGCTGAGTATACCCCTGACCTGTTCAAGAAGTTCGGCATACTCAGTGGTGATGACGTCATGGTGACCTTCCGTGGTGCTGTCCGCCGGAATGGAGCTGAGGCAGAAGCGGTCATCATAGACATTCTCGGCACATTCGAAGAGATGGACCCCGGATCATGGAAAGCTGGCGATGATTCCAGTCTGAAAGTAAAAATAGCCATCAACTATTATCAGCTGGAAATTGCCGGAGAAGAACTCATCGAAATTGATGTCCCCAACTCTATCCGCAAGATTGACGGTGTGGATCAGCTGGAAAGTGTCCGTACCGCGCTGGGCATTAAATAA
- a CDS encoding phage tail sheath subtilisin-like domain-containing protein → MALTDYLHGCEVLEIDNGARPITVVKSSVIGLVGTAPDADNAVFPENEPVLIAGSQLKAAKLGTGGTLPDAIDGIFDHGGATIVVVRVPEGADTEATISNIVGSGANHSGVHAFLAAESEVKVTPRILIAPGFTSQRISNAANPVVSELVGICDRTRAVTVADGPNTTNEAAITYREDFGSGRVYVVDPPCMVWDTTLNKNICKPVSSRVAGRISYTDSKLGYWWSPSNQLLNGVTGIARPIQFSMNDEHSDSNYLNSHEVATVVHHKGYRLWGDRSCATDPLWAFLSVRRAHDMVYESIEEAMLWAIDRPYSSQLLRDVAKSVNKFLRHQTNLGALLGGKCWLDPELNSPEQFRAGRSWYDFDCEAPAPNERMTFRAHRNGNYYNEMVTQAIAA, encoded by the coding sequence ATGGCTTTAACTGATTATCTTCACGGATGTGAAGTGCTTGAAATCGACAATGGAGCCAGACCCATCACGGTGGTTAAGTCCTCCGTTATCGGTCTGGTTGGCACCGCACCTGATGCGGACAACGCTGTGTTCCCTGAAAATGAACCGGTGTTGATTGCAGGCAGCCAGCTTAAGGCTGCCAAACTCGGCACCGGCGGCACACTGCCCGATGCCATAGACGGCATATTTGATCATGGCGGAGCTACTATTGTGGTGGTCCGTGTTCCTGAGGGAGCTGATACCGAGGCTACAATTTCCAATATTGTCGGCAGTGGCGCGAATCATTCCGGGGTTCATGCCTTTCTGGCTGCTGAGTCCGAGGTAAAGGTTACACCTCGTATCCTGATTGCCCCCGGCTTCACCTCCCAGCGGATTTCAAACGCAGCCAACCCGGTTGTATCTGAGTTGGTAGGAATATGTGACCGTACACGGGCTGTGACTGTCGCTGACGGTCCCAACACTACCAACGAAGCGGCAATTACATATCGTGAGGATTTTGGCAGTGGACGTGTCTATGTAGTCGATCCTCCGTGCATGGTTTGGGATACAACCCTGAATAAAAACATATGCAAACCCGTCTCTTCACGTGTGGCCGGACGTATCAGCTATACAGATAGCAAGTTGGGTTATTGGTGGTCACCGTCCAACCAGTTGCTGAATGGTGTTACAGGTATTGCCCGGCCTATTCAGTTCAGCATGAACGATGAACACAGTGATTCCAATTACCTGAACTCCCACGAAGTTGCGACAGTCGTTCACCACAAAGGATACCGCCTGTGGGGAGACCGTTCATGCGCGACTGATCCGCTATGGGCGTTCCTGTCCGTCCGCCGTGCTCACGACATGGTTTATGAATCCATTGAAGAAGCCATGCTCTGGGCAATTGACCGCCCGTATTCCTCGCAGCTGCTGCGTGATGTAGCCAAAAGCGTGAATAAGTTCCTGCGTCATCAGACAAATCTGGGTGCGCTGTTGGGTGGCAAGTGCTGGCTGGACCCCGAACTCAACTCACCCGAACAGTTTCGGGCAGGACGTAGCTGGTATGATTTCGACTGCGAAGCTCCCGCGCCTAACGAACGTATGACTTTCAGGGCGCATCGTAACGGCAACTATTACAACGAAATGGTAACGCAGGCCATTGCCGCATAA
- a CDS encoding WD40 repeat domain-containing protein produces the protein MSDFRKMRWPSKGADLLLKTQAGTKLVLKNILIGAGTWTDEFQASGAPDELVDVRRKIAVTKVEQDGTKVVASGLVTNDDLENGFHVTELGVTAEHPDFGEVLYMADWVPLEKASYFHDKSGTPLEAPVSVAVTVSPNAEVGIVIEDRFYSASLLDLDDHNNDKHAHPNLFKSMAAPQPTMLAPVNGDDNVGATPLLRCLPHSTILKGPEHYATTWLLTEAADTKFATPIHDSGPLTTALTEYELPSGIVVESHQYRSACIHHVSGGLISVRAEATLWTTRAEFTYPKRPTMLLSSTTNVYEQPMLSMSAFEVVGGADTHAADQYQVKNGDGVVIWTSPELTAGEPYKLIAGLLKTGRDYTIEGRQRGTVLGWSEWAIGVEIHTAPAFVSADEAVYVGDTWLEYMQASAAGVALDTGAVLRSNPVLQDVGEGNWISHQVRVVMRLIQLWSLLPDTSNAKLVIAGNPGISAGDKLLLDSGIVNAGSVAFSDFSGFKSWALPADDKIRCVDYSAGELWIGCDKKLYRWNGTSWDPFVSSYAGSREWQGVAIHPNGSVWAVDMYRAKLHRRLPGETEFTPVYTHAGYNAGPRAVAIINSDTVGVLIYSGGVRTHDAKTGALVTEVLDGGPGVSLTQALAVGPNGELVIGGNGFPVKRSIDNGRTWQDITAAIQCKSLDYDDDGNLFISWYAHPNRYLKMIPAGSSSPSVVVDNVYVNDISFSAGGKFYVDATATTPILYGDTCATEIDITAAALDNPPDAAAPVPAIAVATGAEDAVFTADDYTAVSIESATLITDDDPVNPNAVVIDTAETVEATSFRKIAVQVEPPVGTLTAADEVVINMDKQG, from the coding sequence ATGAGTGATTTCAGAAAAATGCGCTGGCCCAGCAAGGGAGCCGACCTTCTGCTTAAGACGCAGGCTGGTACAAAGTTAGTTTTGAAAAATATTCTGATTGGGGCTGGAACATGGACTGATGAATTTCAGGCCAGCGGTGCTCCTGACGAGCTGGTTGACGTTCGCAGGAAAATTGCCGTTACCAAAGTTGAGCAGGATGGCACCAAAGTAGTTGCCTCTGGATTGGTGACTAACGATGATTTGGAAAACGGATTTCACGTTACCGAGTTGGGTGTTACAGCTGAACATCCTGATTTCGGTGAAGTTCTGTATATGGCCGACTGGGTTCCCCTTGAAAAGGCATCGTACTTTCATGACAAGAGTGGAACTCCGCTGGAGGCCCCAGTCAGTGTTGCGGTCACAGTGTCCCCCAATGCAGAAGTTGGAATTGTAATTGAAGATCGTTTTTACAGCGCATCGTTGCTCGATCTCGATGACCATAACAACGACAAGCACGCCCATCCCAACCTGTTTAAATCCATGGCCGCCCCCCAGCCCACCATGCTGGCTCCGGTCAACGGTGATGACAACGTAGGCGCAACTCCGCTGTTGCGCTGCCTGCCGCACAGCACCATACTCAAGGGGCCGGAACATTACGCCACCACATGGTTGCTGACCGAGGCGGCTGATACAAAATTTGCAACCCCTATCCATGACAGCGGACCGTTGACTACAGCTCTGACTGAATATGAGCTACCCAGCGGTATTGTTGTCGAGTCCCACCAGTACCGCTCCGCATGTATCCACCATGTCTCCGGCGGGCTGATCAGTGTCCGCGCCGAGGCTACACTCTGGACCACCCGCGCAGAATTCACCTATCCCAAACGGCCCACTATGCTGTTATCCAGTACTACCAATGTATACGAACAGCCCATGCTGTCCATGTCCGCATTTGAGGTTGTGGGCGGTGCTGATACTCATGCAGCTGATCAGTATCAGGTTAAAAACGGTGATGGCGTGGTTATTTGGACCTCACCGGAACTGACCGCAGGCGAACCGTATAAACTGATTGCGGGGCTGCTGAAAACAGGCCGTGATTATACAATTGAGGGTCGTCAGCGCGGCACCGTACTCGGTTGGTCTGAGTGGGCCATCGGTGTTGAAATCCATACCGCACCCGCATTTGTATCCGCAGATGAGGCGGTCTATGTGGGCGACACATGGCTGGAGTACATGCAGGCCAGCGCAGCCGGGGTTGCGCTGGATACCGGAGCTGTGCTGCGCAGTAATCCTGTGTTGCAGGATGTGGGCGAGGGGAACTGGATTTCGCATCAGGTGCGAGTTGTTATGCGCCTGATCCAGCTGTGGTCGCTGTTGCCTGACACTTCCAATGCGAAATTGGTGATTGCAGGTAATCCCGGTATCAGCGCAGGGGATAAACTGTTGTTGGATAGCGGTATTGTTAACGCGGGCAGTGTGGCATTCAGCGATTTTTCTGGGTTCAAATCATGGGCGTTGCCTGCTGATGATAAAATCCGCTGTGTTGATTACAGCGCCGGAGAATTATGGATTGGTTGCGATAAAAAATTATATCGTTGGAATGGGACTAGCTGGGACCCATTTGTATCCTCCTATGCAGGATCGCGGGAATGGCAGGGTGTTGCTATTCATCCTAATGGTTCTGTCTGGGCTGTGGATATGTATCGGGCCAAGTTGCATCGGAGGTTGCCGGGTGAAACTGAGTTTACCCCGGTATATACGCATGCTGGATATAACGCAGGCCCCAGAGCCGTGGCGATTATCAATTCAGATACCGTGGGAGTGCTGATCTATAGCGGGGGAGTGCGTACGCATGATGCAAAAACAGGAGCACTGGTAACCGAAGTCCTTGATGGAGGTCCCGGAGTGAGTTTGACTCAAGCATTGGCCGTTGGTCCTAACGGAGAGCTGGTTATTGGTGGTAATGGTTTCCCTGTGAAACGGTCCATTGATAATGGACGGACATGGCAGGATATCACCGCAGCAATACAGTGCAAATCTCTGGATTATGACGATGATGGAAATTTGTTTATCAGCTGGTATGCTCATCCGAATAGATATCTCAAAATGATCCCGGCAGGATCATCGTCCCCATCTGTTGTGGTGGATAACGTCTATGTTAACGATATATCGTTTTCTGCAGGCGGTAAATTTTATGTCGACGCAACAGCGACTACTCCGATTTTGTATGGTGATACATGCGCGACTGAAATTGATATCACGGCTGCCGCTTTGGATAATCCTCCTGATGCCGCCGCCCCAGTACCCGCCATCGCCGTAGCAACCGGAGCCGAGGACGCGGTATTCACCGCTGACGACTACACCGCCGTCAGCATCGAATCCGCCACTCTCATCACCGATGACGATCCCGTCAACCCCAACGCTGTAGTTATCGACACAGCCGAAACGGTCGAGGCCACCTCGTTCCGCAAAATAGCGGTGCAGGTGGAACCGCCTGTGGGAACCCTCACGGCGGCTGATGAGGTTGTTATTAACATGGATAAACAGGGGTAA